Proteins found in one Carassius auratus strain Wakin chromosome 12, ASM336829v1, whole genome shotgun sequence genomic segment:
- the LOC113111705 gene encoding protein phosphatase 1 regulatory subunit 3C-B-like, protein MNCTRVLQILNPRPMPSPIMPVDVAMRICLAHSPPLCSFLSSYEDCKSRILVNQYKPLRSCISNKTDVDTDNIGWKRPEIKNKKKVVFADSRGMSLTAVHVFKELEEDPMLDLQFELSDLEDAIVGLRGEKENNLILDFTQPAADYLDFRNRLKKSLVCLENCIIQERSLTGTVKVSSVSFEKMVHVRITFNSWKSYADIPCTYMNNVYGCEDVDTFSFSIELPSFVPPHEQVEFCISYKTNDTTYWDNNDGKNYKLGHAENDLNQTSVTQQRATDFKNQGKRPEMEFDQFGSPRMSSGFFPEWQSWGHIENNTPYW, encoded by the exons ATGAATTGCACCAG GGTTCTGCAGATACTGAACCCCAGGCCAATGCCAAGTCCAATTATGCCTGTGGATGTAGCAATGAGAATTTGTCTGGCACATTCACCGCCTCTTTGCAGTTTCCTCAGTTCATATGAGGACTGCAAGTCCAGGATCCTAGTCAACCAGTACAAACCTCTGAGATCCTGCATCAGTAACAAGACAGATGTCGACACAGATAACATAGGATGGAAGAGACCTGagatcaaaaacaaaaagaaagtagTTTTTGCTGACTCCAGAGGCATGTCTCTGACAGCAGTCCATGTATTCAAGGAACTTGAGGAAGACCCCATGTTAGACCTGCAGTTCGAATTATCAGACTTGGAGGATGCCATTGTGGGCCTGAGAGGGGAGAAGGAGAATAATTTGATTTTGGATTTCACTCAGCCTGCTGCAGACTATTTGGACTTTCGGAACCGTCTAAAGAAGAGTCTGGTATGCTTGGAaaactgtataattcaagagagaTCCCTCACCGGCACAGTCAAAGTGAGCAGCGTAAGCTTTGAGAAAATGGTCCATGTGCGAATAACATTTAATTCATGGAAAAGTTATGCTGATATTCCTTGTACATACATGAATAATGTTTATGGTTGTGAGGACGTTGACACTTTCTCGTTTTCCATCGAACTTCCGAGTTTTGTGCCCCCACATGAGCAGGTAGAGTTCTGCATATCCTACAAAACTAATGATACCACATACTGGGACAATAACGATGGAAAAAATTACAAGCTGGGCCATGCAGAGAACGACCTCAATCAGACCAGTGTAACCCAACAGAGGGCAACAGATTTCAAGAATCAAGGGAAACGTCCAGAGATGGAATTTGATCAATTTGGGAGCCCGAGAATGTCTAGTGGATTCTTCCCCGAGTGGCAGAGTTGGGGTCATATTGAGAACAACACCCCCTACTGGTGA